From a region of the Zingiber officinale cultivar Zhangliang chromosome 10B, Zo_v1.1, whole genome shotgun sequence genome:
- the LOC122029053 gene encoding uncharacterized protein LOC122029053 — MLEDIAKLKIFSDTIEHAKMVVKFLYGHGTILSLMRKYTNGKEILRPAVTRFATSFFTLQRKVVKRIVINDPNFWPHVAFCVKSVVPLVSVLREVDSEERSAMGYIYELMDKAKETIKFNCGGVDRKYKPIWKKIDSRWTPQLHHPLHAAGYYLNPQLRYEERFSYCDEVRDGLYTCMDRMLSSDDRLKADIQLDLYNKAEGEFGTPIAKRTRMLRTPVSWWERFGSKTPELTTFAIRVLGLTCSASGCERNWSTFESIHTKKRNRLEHAKLNALVFVKYNFKLRERSIRRRDKIDPIVVDEINSDDEWITEKEGPVLPVTTKWLEDDELFESDPIVSVPSATFESLFDSDKRVEDVEDIVEVPPTNSKKRVAENSSGSKDKQARLSLVDVEDNHLDAENYGVIPTLDSGNFPTIDTIDDDNDIELDDTDYF, encoded by the exons ATGTTGGAGGATATTGCAAAGTTGAAGATTTTTTCTGACACAATTGAGCATGCTAAGATGGTTGTGAAGTTCCTTTATGGTCATGGGACTATACTTTCTTTGATGAGAAAGTATACAAACGGTAAAGAAATTCTCCGTCCTGCTGTTACTCGCTTTGCTACTTCATTTTTCACTCTTCAAA GGAAGGTCGTGAAGAGAATTGTTATTAATGATCCCAACTTTTGGCCACATGTTGCATTTTGTGTTAAGAGTGTTGTTCCTCTTGTAAGTGTGTTAAGGGAAGTTGATTCGGAGGAGAGATCGGCCATGGGATATATTTATGAACTTATGGATAAGGCAAAAGAgacaataaaatttaattgtggGGGAGTTGACAGAAAATACAaacccatttggaaaaaaattGATTCACGATGGACTCCACAACTTCATCATCCTCTACACGCGGCCGGGTACTATTTGAATCCGCAATTGCGTTATGAAGAAAGATTTTCTTATTGTGATGAAGTTAGAGATGGATTGTATACTTGCATGGATAGGATGTTGTCTTCTGATGATCGTCTTAAAGCAGACATCCAATTGGACTTATATAATAAAGCTGAAGGAGAATTTGGAACTCCAATAGCAAAACGAACAAGAATGTTGCGAACTCCGG TCTCGTGGTGGGAACGTTTTGGAAGTAAGACACCCGAGCTTACTACATTTGCAATTCGAGTGCTTGGTCTCACTTGTAGTGCTTCgggatgtgaaagaaattggagcacTTTTGAATCG ATTCATACAAAAAAGAGAAATAGGCTTGAACATGCAAAGTTGAATGCGTTGGTGTTTGTGAAATATAACTTCAAGCTTAGGGAGAGAAGTATTAGGAGGAGAGACAAGATTGATCCCATTGTAGTTGATGAAATTAATTCAGATGATGAATGGATAACTGAGAAAGAAGGTCCAGTTCTCCCCGTAACTACTAAATGGCTTGAAGATGATGAATTATTTGAAAGTGATCCTATTGTGAGTGTGCCATCTGCTACCTTTGAAAGTCTTTTCGACTCAGATAAGCGAGTCGAAGATGTTGAGGATATAGTTGAAGTTCCTCCTACGAATTCAAAAAAAAGAGTTGCTGAAAATTCAA GTGGAAGCAAAGACAAACAAGCAAGGTTGAGTCTTGTTGATGTGGAAGATAATCATCTTGATGCTGAAAATTATGGAGTAATTCCAACTTTAGATAGTGGAAATTTTCCAACCATAGACACTATTGATGATGATAATGATATAGAGTTGGATGATACTGATTATTTTTAA